A genomic segment from Glycine soja cultivar W05 chromosome 20, ASM419377v2, whole genome shotgun sequence encodes:
- the LOC114401489 gene encoding 60S ribosomal protein L36-3-like produces the protein MAPKPPSTGLFVGLNKGHVVTKKELPPRPSDRKGKTSKRVHFVRNLIREVAGFAPYEKRITELLKVGKDKRALKVAKRKLGTHKRAKKKREEMSSVLRKMRAGGAGDKKK, from the exons ATGGCTCCCAAACCGCCTAGTACGGGTCTGTTTGTTGGACTGAACAAGGGTCACGTCGTCACCAAGAAGGAATTGCCTCCACGCCCCTCAGATCGTAAGGGG aaaacaagCAAGAGGGTGCACTTTGTGAGGAACCTCATAAGAGAGGTAGCCGGTTTTGCACCCTATGAAAAGCGTATAACTGAGTTGCTGAAGGTTGGGAAGGATAAGAGGGCACTGAAGGTTGCAAAGAGAAAGCTCGGAACACACAAACGCGCAAAGAAGAAGCGTGAGGAAATGTCCAGTGTTCTCAGGAAGATGAG GGCTGGTGGTGCTGGAGACAAGAAGAAATAA
- the LOC114401488 gene encoding 60S ribosomal protein L36-3-like has translation MAPKPPSTGLFVGLNKGHVVTKKELPPRPSDRKGKTSKRVHFVRNLIREVAGFAPYEKRITELLKVGKDKRALKVAKRKLGTHKRAKKKREEMSSVLRKMRAGGAGDKKK, from the exons ATGGCTCCCAAACCGCCTAGTACGGGTCTGTTTGTTGGACTGAACAAGGGTCACGTCGTCACCAAGAAGGAATTGCCCCCACGCCCCTCAGATCGTAAGGGG aaaacaagCAAGAGAGTGCACTTTGTGAGGAACCTCATAAGAGAGGTTGCTGGTTTTGCACCCTATGAAAAGCGTATAACTGAGTTGCTGAAGGTTGGGAAGGATAAGAGGGCACTGAAGGTTGCAAAGAGAAAGCTTGGAACCCACAAACGTGCAAAGAAGAAGCGTGAGGAAATGTCCAGTGTTCTCAGGAAGATGAG GGCTGGTGGTGCTGGAGACAAGAAGAAATAA
- the LOC114401245 gene encoding histone-lysine N-methyltransferase SUVR3 produces the protein MVMAEESESVPKKRWSCNAKEEALLVQCAELVLPYLTQSELANVSSTCKSLLKLSRAITLRRASDASRAFETLPVPFLNTIDAHPYAHFLYTRSLLLPSPLPLLPRQPWGSSVISPSSPTHLRAESVGFVDASGRAASGCDCEACAGPTCPCAGLDGMDDVGRECGPGCRCGPECGNRFTRNGLAVKVRIVRDEKKGWGLKADQFIAKGEFLFEYSGELLTTKEAQKRHQHYDELASRGGFSSALLVVREHLPSGKACLRLNIDATRIGNVARFVNHSCDGGNLSTKLVRSSGALFPRLCFFASKDIQVDEELTFSYGEIRKRPNGLPCFCNSPSCFGTLPSENT, from the exons ATGGTAATGGCGGAAGAAAGTGAAAGTGTGCCCAAGAAGCGTTGGAGTTGCAACGCGAAAGAGGAGGCTCTTCTTGTCCAATGCGCAGAGCTTGTGTTACCGTATCTAACCCAGTCAGAACTCGCCAACGTCTCTTCCACCTGCAAATCCCTCCTCAAACTCTCACGCGCCATCACCCTGCGACGCGCCTCCGACGCTTCCAGAGCCTTCGAGACCCTTCCGGTCCCGTTTCTCAACACCATCGACGCCCACCCCTACGCGCACTTCCTCTACACGCGCTCCCTCCTCCTCCCCTCCCCGCTCCCGCTCCTCCCTCGCCAGCCCTGGGGCTCTTCCGTGATTTCCCCCTCCTCGCCGACTCACCTTCGTGCCGAATCGGTGGGCTTCGTTGATGCCTCTGGCCGGGCCGCGTCGGGCTGCGACTGCGAGGCGTGTGCGGGCCCCACGTGTCCCTGTGCTGGCCTGGATGGCATGGATGACGTGGGCCGAGAGTGTGGGCCGGGCTGCCGCTGCGGGCCCGAGTGCGGGAACCGGTTCACCAGGAATGGGCTTGCGGTAAAGGTGAGGATTGTGAGAGATGAGAAAAAAGGATGGGGCTTGAAAGCGGACCAGTTCATTGCTAAAGGAGAGTTCCTATTTGAATATTCAG GTGAACTCTTGACAACCAAGGAGGCACAAAAGAGACATCAACATTATGATGAGCTGGCTTCACGGGGTGGTTTCTCTTCTGCTCTTTTGGTTGTAAGGGAACATCTTCCTTCTGGGAAGGCTTGTCTGAGATTGAATATCGATGCGACGAGAATAGGAAATGTTGCACGGTTTGTGAATCATTCATGTGACGGTGGTAATTTGAGCACAAAGCTAGTTAGAAGTTCAGGAGCTTTGTTCCCCCGCCTCTGCTTCTTTGCTTCGAAAGATATCCAAGTAGATGAAGAGCTTACTTTTAGCTATGGAGAAATCAGGAAAAGGCCTAATGGGTTGCCATGCTTTTGCAATAGCCCTTCTTGCTTTGGAACATTGCCCTCTGAAAACACTTGA
- the LOC114401244 gene encoding uncharacterized protein At3g49055-like, producing MEQLSQPSFQPHQVSDHLLHSDRVPCIEVILREKQEEELEGKEVEYFKERVERLESEREERNGVMFKALESLTSTKESLSSVIEGLEGEKDETFVENVTGEWSGVESRMLLEEARLISRLAIEVETKVDRYKEMRRKEKRELESSLISLTEENRDVHNLLRIALSEKEALEKRIKGHDHKRMPLLQFGLQKVGFGFMMMGGGNNEQSTEHSGVKSDSSECEEEVISLASTVERIMKNLRLETTQLRRSLEESRSDTERLQCLTEKQAKEIEENKLYIKELEDRERILAQNVEEFFMEIKAAEEEVARWKEACELEVEAGKKEIGERNKVVAALKQELHKTKAALDISNGKLRLKEELAITAIAAQEAAERSLRLADTRAVELRRQVEELTRQLEEAEKHEGNSHKVRRICWPWQVFKMSSSNIASTRVGNAKRMLPEMQALI from the exons ATGGAACAACTCTCTCAACCATCATTTCAACCCCATCAAGTCTCCGACCATCTTCTTCATTCGGATAGAGTCCCTTGCATTGAAGTGATTTTGAGAGAAAAACAAGAAGAGGAGTTGGAGGGAAAGGAAGTGGAGTATTTCAAAGAAAGAGTTGAGAGATTGGAGAGTgagagggaagagagaaatgggGTCATGTTTAAGGCTTTGGAATCTCTCACTTCAACGAAGGAAAGCTTGTCTAGTGTCATAGAGGGGTTAGAGGGAGAAAAGGATGAAACTTTTGTAGAAAATGTTACTGGGGAGTGGTCAGGAGTGGAATCAAGGATGTTGTTGGAAGAGGCAAGATTGATATCAAGGCTTGCAATTGAGGTGGAGACAAAGGTGGATAGGTACAAGGAGATGAGGAGGAAGGAGAAGAGAGAATTGGAGAGTAGTTTGATCAGTTTAACTGAGGAGAATAGGGATGTCCATAACTTGCTTAGAATTGCGTTGTCGGAGAAAGAGGCATTGGAGAAGAGAATAAAGGGACATGACCACAAAAGGATGCCCCTATTGCAGTTTGGATTGCAGAAAGTTGGGTTTGGGTTCATGATGATGGGGGGTGGGAATAATGAACAATCAACAGAGCATTCCGGGGTTAAATCAGATAGCAGTGAGTGTGAAGAGGAAGTCATTAGTCTG GCCTCAACAGTGGAAAGGATAATGAAGAATCTACGCCTTGAAACCACTCAATTGAGGAGATCTTTGGAAGAATCTAG GTCAGACACAGAGCGCCTCCAGTGTCTCACAGAGAAACAGGccaaagaaattgaagaaaacaaaCTCTACATTAAGGAGTTAGAAGATAGAGAGAGAATTTTGGCTCAAAAT GTAGAGGAGTTTTTTATGGAAATCAAAGCAGCGGAAGAAGAAGTTGCTAGATGGAAGGAAGCTTGTGAGTTGGAAGTTGAAGCTGGAAAGAAAGAGATTGGAGAGCGTAACAAAGTG GTGGCTGCTTTGAAACAAGAACTACACAAAACAAAGGCTGCTTTGGACATATCCAATGGAAAATTAAGGCTCAAAGAGGAACTTGCAATCACTGCAATAGCTGCACAGGAAGCAGCAGAGAGGTCTTTGCGGCTGGCTGATACTAGAGCAGTTGAACTTCGTCGACAGGTTGAAGAACTAACCAGACAACTAGAAGAAGCAGAGAAACATGAAGGCAATAGCCATAAAGTGAGGCGCATATGTTGGCCATGGCAAGTTTTCAAAATGAGCTCTAGCAATATAGCAAGCACTAGAGTTGGAAATGCCAAAAGGATGCTACCAGAAATGCAAGCCTTAATTTAA
- the LOC114402960 gene encoding U-box domain-containing protein 32-like isoform X2 gives MGSIVEDADTDTVYVAVGKNAEKTQQLLHWTVKNFSGKEICLLHIHQPHSLNSFSDRNLSGYEPKDHAIKAFQEHGNQKVHELLDQYILTLVPAGVRAYKLLIEMDDIEKGITKAIAQHNIRWLVMGAAAADGYNLGKLAKQESEKAIFVREQALLSCNTWFICKGNVICNSKHTSDIETGPALLVLNQNTDAKQSEKIKSESIPDDALKYFDFDDMKEIKSVHSHHSLNSKWPFNNVMHRSKLADMMFHEDEEFESQCAKEIQRRKEVEEQLAREKQEVQKMKNQRDEILEELQMVQDQNSALMNQISESQCTETELEEKIISAVDLLISFREQRDRLRIEHANALREVKVLRRFGEAGTSSYRVEFPAFSFVEINEATNDFDPSWKIGEGRYGSVYKGLLRNMHVAIKMLPSYGHQSVLEFQHQVEVLSRVRHPNLLTLMGSCAESRSLVYEYINNGSLESHLAHKEKNPLPWQIRISIATDICSALIFLHSSEPCIIHGNLKPSKVLLDANFVAKLSDLGIPSLVQQSLDSADTSTICNNPNESLAYVDPEYFVTGKLTPESDVYSFGVILLQLLTGRPLLGLVRDMKCALEKENFKAILDFSSGEWPLFQTEQLAYLALRCCEKTWLNRPDLVSEIWSVLEPFKATCIDTSPHLISKKLRRVPSHFVCPIVQEVMEDPYIAADGFTYEEEAIRGWLNSGHDTSPMTNLKLDHTDLVPNYALHNAILEWQQQ, from the exons ATGGGTAGCATCGTGGAAGACGCCGACACAGACACGGTGTATGTGGCGGTCGGAAAGAACGCCGAGAAGACGCAGCAACTGTTGCATTGGACGGTTAAGAATTTCTCCGGCAAAGAAATCTGCCTTCTTCATATTCACCAACCTCACTCTCTCAATTCATTCT CTGACAGAAATCTCTCTGGGTATGAACCAAAAGACCATGCGATCAAAGCATTCCAGGAGCATGGAAATCAAAAAGTGCATGAACTTCTAGACCAATACATTCTCACTCTGGTCCCAGCAGGG GTACGAGCCTACAAATTGTTGATTGAGATGGATGATATTGAGAAAGGAATCACAAAAGCTATTGCTCAACACAATATTAGATGGCTTGTAATGGGAGCAGCAGCAGCAGACGGATATAACTTGGG CAAACTGGCTAAGCAAGAGTCGGAGAAAGCTATTTTTGTACGTGAACAAGCATTGCTATCCTGTAATACGTGGTTCATTTGCAAGGGTAACGTCATATGTAATAG TAAGCATACTTCTGACATAGAGACTGGCCCTGCACTGCTGGTGCTCAATCAAAATACAGATGCCAAGCAATCAGAAAAGATCAAATCAGAATCGATTCCTGATGATGCATTGAAATATTTTG ATTTTGATGATATGAAAGAGATAAAAAGTGTCCATTCCCACCATTCCTTAAATTCAAAATGGCCGTTTAATAATGTCATGCACAGGTCAAAATTGGCAGATATGATGTTTCATGAG GATGAAGAATTTGAAAGCCAGTGTGCTAAGGAGatccaaagaagaaaagaagttgAAGAACAATTGGCAAGGGAAAAGCAAGAAGTACAGAAAATGAAGAATCAGCGAGATGAAATACTTGAAGAATTGCAAATGGTCCAAGACCAAAATTCAGCACTTATGAACCAAATTTCTGAGTCCCAGTGTACGGAAACAGAGTTGGAGGAGAAGATCATATCAGCTGTGGACCTCTTGATAAGTTTCAGGGAACAGAGAGATAGGCTTAGGATAGAGCATGCAAATGCACTTAGGGAAGTAAAAGTGCTGAGAAGATTTGGGGAAGCAGGTACTTCCTCTTATCGGGTAGAATTCCCTGCATTTTCTTTTGTGGAGATCAATGAGGCAACTAATGATTTCGATCCATCTTGGAAGATTGGAGAGGGAAGGTATGGAAGTGTTTACAAGGGACTGCTTCGCAACATGCATGTTGCCATAAAAATGTTACCCTCTTATGGTCATCAGAGTGTATTAGAGTTCCAACATCAG GTAGAGGTCTTGAGTAGGGTAAGACATCCAAACCTGTTAACACTAATGGGAAGCTGTGCAGAGTCTAGGTCTCTTGTGTATGAGTACATAAACAATGGCAGCCTCGAAAGCCATCTAGCCCACAAAGAAAAGAATCCACTTCCATGGCAAATTCGAATATCCATTGCTACTGACATATGCTCTGCTCTAATCTTCCTTCACTCTAGTGAGCCTTGTATTATCCATGGGAATTTGAAACCTAGTAAGGTTCTCCTTGATGCCAACTTTGTTGCCAAACTCAGTGACTTGGGCATTCCCAGTTTAGTCCAGCAAAGTTTGGATTCAGCTGACACAAGCACAATATGTAATAACCCAAATGAAAGTTTGGCTTATGTGGATCCAGAGTATTTTGTCACTGGCAAGCTTACACCAGAATCGGATGTATATTCTTTTGGAGTCATATTGTTACAACTTCTAACTGGAAGACCCCTTTTGGGGCTAGTTAGAGATATGAAATGTGCATTggaaaaggaaaattttaaaGCAATCTTGGACTTTTCATCTGGTGAATGGCCGCTTTTTCAAACCGAACAGCTGGCATATTTAGCATTGAGGTGTTGTGAAAAGACTTGGTTGAACCGGCCAGACCTTGTGTCAGAAATCTGGAGTGTTCTTGAACCATTCAAAGCTACTTGCATTGACACGTCACCACATTTGATTTCTAAGAAGCTTCGTCGTGTTCCTTCCCATTTTGTGTGCCCCATTGTCCAG GAAGTAATGGAAGATCCATACATAGCTGCAGATGGCTTTACGTATGAAGAAGAGGCAATAAGAGGATGGTTGAATAGTGGCCACGACACTTCCCCCATGACAAACCTCAAATTAGATCACACAGATTTGGTACCTAACTATGCTCTACATAATGCAATTCTGGAGTGGCAGCAACAGTGA
- the LOC114402960 gene encoding U-box domain-containing protein 32-like isoform X1: MGSIVEDADTDTVYVAVGKNAEKTQQLLHWTVKNFSGKEICLLHIHQPHSLNSFSDRNLSGYEPKDHAIKAFQEHGNQKVHELLDQYILTLVPAGVRAYKLLIEMDDIEKGITKAIAQHNIRWLVMGAAAADGYNLGKLAKQESEKAIFVREQALLSCNTWFICKGNVICNREYSKHTSDIETGPALLVLNQNTDAKQSEKIKSESIPDDALKYFDFDDMKEIKSVHSHHSLNSKWPFNNVMHRSKLADMMFHEDEEFESQCAKEIQRRKEVEEQLAREKQEVQKMKNQRDEILEELQMVQDQNSALMNQISESQCTETELEEKIISAVDLLISFREQRDRLRIEHANALREVKVLRRFGEAGTSSYRVEFPAFSFVEINEATNDFDPSWKIGEGRYGSVYKGLLRNMHVAIKMLPSYGHQSVLEFQHQVEVLSRVRHPNLLTLMGSCAESRSLVYEYINNGSLESHLAHKEKNPLPWQIRISIATDICSALIFLHSSEPCIIHGNLKPSKVLLDANFVAKLSDLGIPSLVQQSLDSADTSTICNNPNESLAYVDPEYFVTGKLTPESDVYSFGVILLQLLTGRPLLGLVRDMKCALEKENFKAILDFSSGEWPLFQTEQLAYLALRCCEKTWLNRPDLVSEIWSVLEPFKATCIDTSPHLISKKLRRVPSHFVCPIVQEVMEDPYIAADGFTYEEEAIRGWLNSGHDTSPMTNLKLDHTDLVPNYALHNAILEWQQQ, from the exons ATGGGTAGCATCGTGGAAGACGCCGACACAGACACGGTGTATGTGGCGGTCGGAAAGAACGCCGAGAAGACGCAGCAACTGTTGCATTGGACGGTTAAGAATTTCTCCGGCAAAGAAATCTGCCTTCTTCATATTCACCAACCTCACTCTCTCAATTCATTCT CTGACAGAAATCTCTCTGGGTATGAACCAAAAGACCATGCGATCAAAGCATTCCAGGAGCATGGAAATCAAAAAGTGCATGAACTTCTAGACCAATACATTCTCACTCTGGTCCCAGCAGGG GTACGAGCCTACAAATTGTTGATTGAGATGGATGATATTGAGAAAGGAATCACAAAAGCTATTGCTCAACACAATATTAGATGGCTTGTAATGGGAGCAGCAGCAGCAGACGGATATAACTTGGG CAAACTGGCTAAGCAAGAGTCGGAGAAAGCTATTTTTGTACGTGAACAAGCATTGCTATCCTGTAATACGTGGTTCATTTGCAAGGGTAACGTCATATGTAATAG GGAATATAGTAAGCATACTTCTGACATAGAGACTGGCCCTGCACTGCTGGTGCTCAATCAAAATACAGATGCCAAGCAATCAGAAAAGATCAAATCAGAATCGATTCCTGATGATGCATTGAAATATTTTG ATTTTGATGATATGAAAGAGATAAAAAGTGTCCATTCCCACCATTCCTTAAATTCAAAATGGCCGTTTAATAATGTCATGCACAGGTCAAAATTGGCAGATATGATGTTTCATGAG GATGAAGAATTTGAAAGCCAGTGTGCTAAGGAGatccaaagaagaaaagaagttgAAGAACAATTGGCAAGGGAAAAGCAAGAAGTACAGAAAATGAAGAATCAGCGAGATGAAATACTTGAAGAATTGCAAATGGTCCAAGACCAAAATTCAGCACTTATGAACCAAATTTCTGAGTCCCAGTGTACGGAAACAGAGTTGGAGGAGAAGATCATATCAGCTGTGGACCTCTTGATAAGTTTCAGGGAACAGAGAGATAGGCTTAGGATAGAGCATGCAAATGCACTTAGGGAAGTAAAAGTGCTGAGAAGATTTGGGGAAGCAGGTACTTCCTCTTATCGGGTAGAATTCCCTGCATTTTCTTTTGTGGAGATCAATGAGGCAACTAATGATTTCGATCCATCTTGGAAGATTGGAGAGGGAAGGTATGGAAGTGTTTACAAGGGACTGCTTCGCAACATGCATGTTGCCATAAAAATGTTACCCTCTTATGGTCATCAGAGTGTATTAGAGTTCCAACATCAG GTAGAGGTCTTGAGTAGGGTAAGACATCCAAACCTGTTAACACTAATGGGAAGCTGTGCAGAGTCTAGGTCTCTTGTGTATGAGTACATAAACAATGGCAGCCTCGAAAGCCATCTAGCCCACAAAGAAAAGAATCCACTTCCATGGCAAATTCGAATATCCATTGCTACTGACATATGCTCTGCTCTAATCTTCCTTCACTCTAGTGAGCCTTGTATTATCCATGGGAATTTGAAACCTAGTAAGGTTCTCCTTGATGCCAACTTTGTTGCCAAACTCAGTGACTTGGGCATTCCCAGTTTAGTCCAGCAAAGTTTGGATTCAGCTGACACAAGCACAATATGTAATAACCCAAATGAAAGTTTGGCTTATGTGGATCCAGAGTATTTTGTCACTGGCAAGCTTACACCAGAATCGGATGTATATTCTTTTGGAGTCATATTGTTACAACTTCTAACTGGAAGACCCCTTTTGGGGCTAGTTAGAGATATGAAATGTGCATTggaaaaggaaaattttaaaGCAATCTTGGACTTTTCATCTGGTGAATGGCCGCTTTTTCAAACCGAACAGCTGGCATATTTAGCATTGAGGTGTTGTGAAAAGACTTGGTTGAACCGGCCAGACCTTGTGTCAGAAATCTGGAGTGTTCTTGAACCATTCAAAGCTACTTGCATTGACACGTCACCACATTTGATTTCTAAGAAGCTTCGTCGTGTTCCTTCCCATTTTGTGTGCCCCATTGTCCAG GAAGTAATGGAAGATCCATACATAGCTGCAGATGGCTTTACGTATGAAGAAGAGGCAATAAGAGGATGGTTGAATAGTGGCCACGACACTTCCCCCATGACAAACCTCAAATTAGATCACACAGATTTGGTACCTAACTATGCTCTACATAATGCAATTCTGGAGTGGCAGCAACAGTGA
- the LOC114402960 gene encoding U-box domain-containing protein 32-like isoform X3, with the protein MFSIFCKSKLAKQESEKAIFVREQALLSCNTWFICKGNVICNREYSKHTSDIETGPALLVLNQNTDAKQSEKIKSESIPDDALKYFDFDDMKEIKSVHSHHSLNSKWPFNNVMHRSKLADMMFHEDEEFESQCAKEIQRRKEVEEQLAREKQEVQKMKNQRDEILEELQMVQDQNSALMNQISESQCTETELEEKIISAVDLLISFREQRDRLRIEHANALREVKVLRRFGEAGTSSYRVEFPAFSFVEINEATNDFDPSWKIGEGRYGSVYKGLLRNMHVAIKMLPSYGHQSVLEFQHQVEVLSRVRHPNLLTLMGSCAESRSLVYEYINNGSLESHLAHKEKNPLPWQIRISIATDICSALIFLHSSEPCIIHGNLKPSKVLLDANFVAKLSDLGIPSLVQQSLDSADTSTICNNPNESLAYVDPEYFVTGKLTPESDVYSFGVILLQLLTGRPLLGLVRDMKCALEKENFKAILDFSSGEWPLFQTEQLAYLALRCCEKTWLNRPDLVSEIWSVLEPFKATCIDTSPHLISKKLRRVPSHFVCPIVQEVMEDPYIAADGFTYEEEAIRGWLNSGHDTSPMTNLKLDHTDLVPNYALHNAILEWQQQ; encoded by the exons atgttttcaattttttgcaaAAG CAAACTGGCTAAGCAAGAGTCGGAGAAAGCTATTTTTGTACGTGAACAAGCATTGCTATCCTGTAATACGTGGTTCATTTGCAAGGGTAACGTCATATGTAATAG GGAATATAGTAAGCATACTTCTGACATAGAGACTGGCCCTGCACTGCTGGTGCTCAATCAAAATACAGATGCCAAGCAATCAGAAAAGATCAAATCAGAATCGATTCCTGATGATGCATTGAAATATTTTG ATTTTGATGATATGAAAGAGATAAAAAGTGTCCATTCCCACCATTCCTTAAATTCAAAATGGCCGTTTAATAATGTCATGCACAGGTCAAAATTGGCAGATATGATGTTTCATGAG GATGAAGAATTTGAAAGCCAGTGTGCTAAGGAGatccaaagaagaaaagaagttgAAGAACAATTGGCAAGGGAAAAGCAAGAAGTACAGAAAATGAAGAATCAGCGAGATGAAATACTTGAAGAATTGCAAATGGTCCAAGACCAAAATTCAGCACTTATGAACCAAATTTCTGAGTCCCAGTGTACGGAAACAGAGTTGGAGGAGAAGATCATATCAGCTGTGGACCTCTTGATAAGTTTCAGGGAACAGAGAGATAGGCTTAGGATAGAGCATGCAAATGCACTTAGGGAAGTAAAAGTGCTGAGAAGATTTGGGGAAGCAGGTACTTCCTCTTATCGGGTAGAATTCCCTGCATTTTCTTTTGTGGAGATCAATGAGGCAACTAATGATTTCGATCCATCTTGGAAGATTGGAGAGGGAAGGTATGGAAGTGTTTACAAGGGACTGCTTCGCAACATGCATGTTGCCATAAAAATGTTACCCTCTTATGGTCATCAGAGTGTATTAGAGTTCCAACATCAG GTAGAGGTCTTGAGTAGGGTAAGACATCCAAACCTGTTAACACTAATGGGAAGCTGTGCAGAGTCTAGGTCTCTTGTGTATGAGTACATAAACAATGGCAGCCTCGAAAGCCATCTAGCCCACAAAGAAAAGAATCCACTTCCATGGCAAATTCGAATATCCATTGCTACTGACATATGCTCTGCTCTAATCTTCCTTCACTCTAGTGAGCCTTGTATTATCCATGGGAATTTGAAACCTAGTAAGGTTCTCCTTGATGCCAACTTTGTTGCCAAACTCAGTGACTTGGGCATTCCCAGTTTAGTCCAGCAAAGTTTGGATTCAGCTGACACAAGCACAATATGTAATAACCCAAATGAAAGTTTGGCTTATGTGGATCCAGAGTATTTTGTCACTGGCAAGCTTACACCAGAATCGGATGTATATTCTTTTGGAGTCATATTGTTACAACTTCTAACTGGAAGACCCCTTTTGGGGCTAGTTAGAGATATGAAATGTGCATTggaaaaggaaaattttaaaGCAATCTTGGACTTTTCATCTGGTGAATGGCCGCTTTTTCAAACCGAACAGCTGGCATATTTAGCATTGAGGTGTTGTGAAAAGACTTGGTTGAACCGGCCAGACCTTGTGTCAGAAATCTGGAGTGTTCTTGAACCATTCAAAGCTACTTGCATTGACACGTCACCACATTTGATTTCTAAGAAGCTTCGTCGTGTTCCTTCCCATTTTGTGTGCCCCATTGTCCAG GAAGTAATGGAAGATCCATACATAGCTGCAGATGGCTTTACGTATGAAGAAGAGGCAATAAGAGGATGGTTGAATAGTGGCCACGACACTTCCCCCATGACAAACCTCAAATTAGATCACACAGATTTGGTACCTAACTATGCTCTACATAATGCAATTCTGGAGTGGCAGCAACAGTGA